Proteins from a single region of Runella sp. SP2:
- a CDS encoding site-specific integrase, whose translation MQNTATNLADFINSHYSIRERKSLLTHQKSKLVIRFKLRYALYKSNPIKTIYVRLRVNGTTCTDFSTGIRIEATQWNSTFMKIDGDSDKVEAQNTFLRQIETDLLNLHTDLIRKGVKPTAQMLRDLYANIRFHDSEAARLLTYTRKFFEYHISSIDWGTAKGLKSQVQVLEDYLTQTNQLTANLTTVNPGWLMNYHKHLTTVRKVGLDRARRCVALVSRVLDFAVVNNALESNPLKSIKFPRSKVKPIFFLEESDIQKLEEYQHFSQRLQKTVDCFLMQIYTGMAYVDLLNFDAKKHLKREKDGTEWIIINRAKTGSIAQIPVVEKTKLLLVKYSYQMPVMTNQKMNEYIKEAAQIAEIEVAQRIGTHTARRTAGTFLLNRGIPLHTVSKILGHKSIKVTESHYAHLMTSTIKAHMKSVGLL comes from the coding sequence ATGCAAAACACTGCCACAAATTTAGCAGATTTTATCAATTCACACTACTCGATTCGGGAGCGTAAATCATTGCTGACCCACCAAAAGAGCAAACTTGTCATACGCTTCAAGCTGCGTTATGCTTTATACAAATCAAATCCGATTAAAACCATTTACGTACGGCTTCGGGTTAACGGCACGACCTGCACAGATTTTTCGACGGGCATTAGAATTGAGGCCACTCAATGGAACTCAACATTTATGAAAATTGATGGCGACTCCGACAAAGTTGAAGCACAAAATACCTTTCTCCGTCAGATTGAAACCGATTTATTGAACCTGCATACCGATTTGATACGTAAAGGGGTCAAGCCAACCGCCCAAATGCTCCGTGACTTGTACGCCAACATCCGCTTTCACGACTCAGAAGCTGCAAGGTTATTGACCTATACCCGTAAATTCTTTGAATATCACATATCCTCTATTGATTGGGGTACGGCCAAAGGATTAAAATCCCAAGTCCAAGTTTTGGAAGATTACTTGACTCAAACCAACCAGTTAACCGCTAACCTCACAACCGTTAACCCTGGGTGGTTAATGAACTACCATAAGCATTTAACAACTGTCCGTAAAGTGGGTTTAGATCGCGCGCGTCGATGCGTCGCCTTGGTTTCCAGAGTTCTTGATTTTGCAGTAGTCAATAATGCTTTAGAAAGTAATCCCTTGAAGTCCATAAAGTTTCCTCGCTCGAAAGTAAAACCCATCTTCTTTTTGGAAGAATCCGACATTCAAAAACTCGAAGAATACCAACATTTTAGCCAACGCTTACAAAAGACCGTTGATTGCTTTTTGATGCAGATTTATACGGGAATGGCCTACGTCGATTTATTGAACTTTGATGCTAAAAAGCACCTAAAAAGGGAAAAGGACGGCACAGAATGGATAATTATCAACCGGGCTAAAACGGGGAGTATTGCCCAAATTCCAGTCGTTGAAAAAACGAAACTATTGCTTGTGAAATATTCCTACCAAATGCCCGTCATGACTAATCAAAAGATGAACGAATACATCAAAGAAGCCGCCCAAATCGCTGAAATTGAGGTAGCCCAAAGAATTGGCACTCATACCGCACGGAGAACGGCAGGAACGTTTTTACTCAATAGAGGGATACCGCTCCACACGGTAAGCAAAATCCTTGGCCACAAATCAATCAAAGTCACGGAATCTCACTACGCCCATTTGATGACATCAACAATTAAAGCGCACATGAAATCAGTCGGTTTACTCTAA
- a CDS encoding antA/AntB antirepressor family protein, translated as MDTLPQIQLHQGVNTVSARELHTALGVQTDFSDWCKRMFEYGFTKEQDYSLLKIGERKAHNKIDYLLTIDTAKEIAMLQRTTVGKQVRNHFIEAEKGYKQLAWSITNAQQNALTNQKEGYTLLQELERLKQENADVFKRMAAIKKRLKALQNDTFNQLGLFENNTSQVLGQ; from the coding sequence ATGGACACGCTTCCACAAATCCAACTTCACCAAGGAGTTAACACCGTATCAGCCCGTGAGCTTCACACAGCTTTAGGAGTTCAGACCGATTTTTCTGACTGGTGTAAACGTATGTTTGAATACGGATTCACCAAAGAACAAGATTATTCGCTCCTCAAAATTGGGGAGCGAAAAGCCCATAACAAAATTGATTATCTACTCACAATTGACACGGCCAAAGAAATTGCCATGCTCCAACGCACAACCGTAGGTAAGCAAGTACGAAACCATTTTATTGAGGCTGAAAAGGGGTACAAACAATTAGCCTGGTCAATTACTAACGCTCAACAAAATGCCCTCACCAATCAAAAAGAGGGCTACACCCTACTTCAAGAACTTGAACGGCTCAAACAGGAAAATGCCGATGTTTTTAAACGCATGGCTGCCATTAAAAAACGGCTTAAAGCCCTTCAAAATGACACATTTAATCAGTTGGGGCTTTTTGAAAATAACACATCCCAAGTTTTAGGCCAATAA
- a CDS encoding helix-turn-helix domain-containing protein — translation MNISKRIASIREVKGFTQKQIADLLDMEQSNYSRLEGRGSKLTIEQLEKIASALGVSVVELLTGEGENEEIEELKRKLGEYRDHIFKITIEKETENSSLMFWGFYTFNGYMTQFGLKNNLFTEAQYSQLINDVQAIPLNDDDFDTDLFDIIQKKTDLHCVTHLMNEEQIVSAIDELDYVSKELLHLFFNKNMLLDKKLHKTYHKYLALDTLKKIAKQVKDSSK, via the coding sequence ATGAATATATCAAAGCGTATTGCTTCAATTAGAGAAGTCAAAGGGTTTACACAAAAACAGATTGCTGACCTTTTAGATATGGAGCAATCAAATTACTCCCGATTAGAAGGTCGTGGCAGTAAACTGACTATTGAACAACTGGAAAAAATAGCTAGCGCGTTGGGTGTAAGTGTGGTTGAGCTTCTTACAGGTGAGGGTGAGAATGAAGAAATAGAAGAGCTTAAAAGAAAACTAGGCGAATATCGAGATCACATATTCAAAATAACGATTGAAAAAGAAACAGAAAATTCGTCATTGATGTTCTGGGGGTTCTACACATTCAATGGTTATATGACACAATTCGGCTTAAAAAATAATCTTTTCACTGAGGCGCAATACTCTCAATTGATAAATGATGTGCAGGCTATTCCTCTCAATGATGATGATTTTGATACTGATTTGTTTGACATCATTCAAAAAAAAACCGATTTACATTGTGTTACTCATTTGATGAACGAAGAACAAATTGTGTCTGCAATTGATGAGCTAGATTATGTATCAAAAGAACTTTTGCATTTGTTCTTTAACAAGAATATGTTGTTAGATAAAAAACTTCATAAAACATATCATAAGTATTTAGCATTGGATACTTTAAAAAAAATAGCTAAACAAGTAAAAGATTCATCTAAATGA
- a CDS encoding right-handed parallel beta-helix repeat-containing protein, translating into MKRFLFIFLALILVSRLQAQRIFYVSPSGNDASANPTNINTPWRTFAKACSTATAGDKVYFRGGTYNETYINFPNSGNANQYIEFLNYANEEPVFNGNAAAAYFVLISSKNYLRIKGFHFKNLTGNAWGIKIEGTSHHLELKKCKFSQFYASPNAGFNPLVVCGSHPTTPINAIVVDSCSIFDCRTGVSEALTFVGNVDSFLASNNHINNTGNIGIVAAGYYNWCNNSASNSQARNGIIRGNLVENCKSPIALAAGIYVDGGKNIVVEQNTCRNGQRGFQINCENQFSVVNAAAEKVIIRNNLAYNNSRGGIGLGGCKETSWCKNGRIKDCWIINNTCVNNYNSSVLEPSETSPQDYGELNLDYSENCTIRNNIFYSSVSGRSKLLNSWQPAAQFVIGLSSDYNIWYSTFTNMPQFMFEKRDSYGLQNFKTNESKDQNSRSSNPLFQDVAGANFRLNSESSPAYDFSDLSSVATDSAGSKDLAGKTRVKNFRPDAGAYEYQCPTSDIVINIPLTYKTYLFETNGKIIVNKPVSPTVKVVFSAKKSVLFQNGTILPSTAKIETKNTGCSN; encoded by the coding sequence ATGAAACGCTTCCTTTTCATTTTTTTAGCACTTATATTGGTAAGCCGCCTTCAAGCGCAGCGTATTTTTTACGTTTCCCCAAGCGGGAACGATGCCTCCGCTAACCCCACTAATATCAATACACCTTGGCGAACGTTTGCAAAAGCGTGTAGTACTGCCACCGCTGGCGACAAAGTCTATTTTAGAGGAGGTACTTATAACGAAACCTACATCAACTTCCCCAATTCAGGCAACGCTAATCAGTACATCGAATTTCTTAACTATGCCAACGAAGAACCAGTTTTTAACGGCAATGCCGCGGCAGCTTATTTTGTGCTTATTAGTAGCAAAAACTACCTCAGAATCAAGGGATTTCATTTTAAAAACCTAACGGGTAATGCTTGGGGAATCAAAATAGAAGGCACGTCCCACCACCTCGAACTAAAAAAGTGTAAATTCAGTCAATTCTACGCCTCGCCCAACGCAGGCTTCAACCCCCTCGTAGTTTGCGGAAGCCACCCAACCACGCCAATCAATGCCATTGTCGTCGATAGTTGTTCGATTTTTGATTGCCGTACTGGAGTAAGTGAAGCATTAACCTTTGTCGGTAATGTCGATAGTTTCCTTGCCAGTAATAACCATATCAATAACACTGGAAATATTGGAATTGTAGCCGCAGGATATTATAACTGGTGTAACAATTCCGCCTCCAACTCCCAAGCGCGCAACGGAATCATTCGGGGCAATTTGGTAGAAAACTGCAAAAGCCCAATCGCCTTGGCCGCAGGCATTTATGTCGATGGCGGAAAGAACATTGTGGTTGAACAAAATACCTGCCGAAACGGTCAACGGGGATTTCAAATCAATTGCGAAAATCAATTTAGTGTCGTCAACGCTGCCGCTGAAAAGGTAATCATTCGCAACAACTTAGCTTACAACAATTCCCGAGGAGGAATTGGTTTGGGCGGTTGTAAAGAAACTTCATGGTGTAAAAATGGACGCATCAAAGACTGCTGGATAATCAATAATACCTGCGTCAACAACTATAACAGTTCAGTACTAGAGCCTTCTGAAACATCGCCTCAAGATTATGGCGAACTTAATTTGGACTACTCAGAAAACTGCACCATCCGAAACAATATTTTCTACTCGTCGGTCAGCGGTCGCTCTAAACTCTTGAATAGCTGGCAACCCGCCGCTCAATTTGTCATTGGGCTGAGTTCTGACTACAACATTTGGTACTCTACTTTTACCAATATGCCCCAATTTATGTTTGAAAAGCGTGATAGTTATGGGCTACAAAACTTTAAAACCAACGAATCCAAAGACCAAAATTCTCGCTCTTCTAATCCCCTTTTTCAGGATGTAGCTGGTGCTAATTTTCGACTTAATTCAGAATCATCTCCTGCGTACGACTTCAGCGATCTTTCTTCCGTTGCCACTGACTCCGCAGGCAGCAAAGATTTGGCGGGAAAAACGCGGGTTAAAAATTTTCGTCCCGACGCAGGTGCCTATGAATACCAATGCCCTACCAGTGACATTGTCATCAATATTCCACTGACTTACAAAACGTATCTTTTTGAAACAAACGGTAAAATAATAGTCAATAAACCCGTAAGTCCAACGGTAAAAGTGGTTTTCAGCGCCAAGAAGTCTGTCCTTTTCCAAAATGGAACTATTTTACCTTCTACGGCCAAAATAGAGACAAAAAATACGGGTTGCAGTAATTGA
- a CDS encoding bile acid:sodium symporter family protein codes for MKESLAALDYIRLNFSAESSAVVNIALGLMMFGVALDIKPHHFQTLLQNPRQLLAGVLSQAVVMPAATFLLVMALGDNITVGVALGMILVAACPGGNISNFITSLAKGNVALAVSLTAISTMLAVVMTPFNFTFWGNLYAQSSSLVRPLSLDWRELLKSVSMILGLPMVLGMLCSYYLPKVASFLLKPFQVLSLLFFVALVVIAFTQNLDIFLNHIGFVFVVVLLQNTLAMVTGYGMGAVFGLSKQNRRTLSIETGIHNSGLGLALLFNPAVFPVDLPLGGMAIIAGWWSIWHILAGTSIAFYWSKNNA; via the coding sequence ATGAAAGAATCACTGGCGGCGCTGGATTACATTCGCCTCAATTTTTCTGCCGAAAGTTCGGCGGTGGTTAACATTGCCCTTGGCCTCATGATGTTTGGGGTGGCGCTTGACATTAAGCCGCATCATTTTCAAACGCTTCTCCAAAACCCACGTCAGTTACTGGCTGGTGTTCTTAGTCAGGCGGTGGTAATGCCTGCTGCAACATTTTTGTTGGTCATGGCTTTAGGAGATAATATTACGGTAGGGGTAGCGCTTGGGATGATTTTGGTGGCGGCTTGCCCAGGGGGAAATATTTCAAATTTTATTACCTCCCTTGCCAAAGGAAATGTGGCCTTGGCTGTGAGCCTGACGGCCATAAGTACGATGTTGGCGGTCGTTATGACGCCTTTCAATTTTACTTTTTGGGGAAACTTGTACGCTCAAAGTAGCTCGTTGGTACGGCCGTTGTCGCTCGATTGGCGAGAGTTGCTCAAGTCGGTATCTATGATTCTTGGCTTGCCGATGGTGCTAGGGATGTTGTGTTCGTATTATTTACCCAAAGTTGCTTCGTTTTTGCTTAAACCTTTTCAGGTTTTGTCTTTGTTATTTTTTGTGGCGTTGGTGGTCATTGCCTTTACGCAAAACTTAGATATTTTCTTGAACCATATTGGCTTTGTGTTTGTGGTGGTTTTGCTTCAAAATACGCTTGCCATGGTTACAGGCTACGGAATGGGTGCCGTCTTTGGGCTTTCAAAACAAAACCGCAGGACGCTGAGCATCGAAACGGGTATTCATAATTCGGGACTTGGACTGGCCCTTTTGTTCAATCCCGCCGTATTTCCTGTGGATTTGCCTTTGGGTGGAATGGCCATTATCGCAGGTTGGTGGAGTATTTGGCATATCTTGGCTGGAACGTCGATTGCATTTTATTGGAGTAAAAACAACGCATAA
- a CDS encoding 3-hydroxyacyl-CoA dehydrogenase family protein, which yields MTTSAISVGVVGLGLMGCSITTCLLMAGHQVVAVAPLPLDVPTAQPRIHEHLQKSQAEGLTTFAPEHFFAQLTITEDYHLLADCALVIECTLESLPIKKSVYEKIEAVVSTDAIITSNTSAIPISILQKEVAHPERFLGLHWAEPSHTTRFLEVICGELSDVSKGEWLYEVSQNWGKEPTLVRKDIRGFITNRLMYALYREAFHLVENGYATVEDVDRACRNNAGYWMTLVGPFRWMDLTGVPAYHTVMKDLFPTLSTTTEVPKLIDDIVKEGGKGVANAHGFYPYSEEEALLWKKTFEEFSYEIRALALRYPADVVKKKMDQNG from the coding sequence ATGACCACATCAGCTATTTCAGTAGGGGTAGTTGGACTAGGGCTTATGGGGTGCAGCATTACTACTTGTTTGCTAATGGCAGGACATCAAGTAGTAGCAGTAGCTCCCTTGCCTTTGGATGTCCCAACTGCCCAACCGCGTATTCATGAACACCTTCAAAAATCGCAAGCGGAAGGATTGACTACCTTTGCACCCGAGCACTTTTTTGCTCAATTAACGATTACGGAAGACTACCACTTGCTGGCTGATTGTGCGTTGGTCATTGAATGTACGCTCGAAAGTTTGCCCATAAAAAAATCGGTTTATGAGAAAATTGAGGCTGTAGTCTCAACAGATGCGATTATCACTAGCAATACTTCCGCGATTCCCATCAGTATTTTGCAAAAAGAAGTAGCTCATCCTGAGCGCTTTTTAGGGCTTCACTGGGCAGAACCTTCGCACACAACCCGTTTTTTAGAAGTAATTTGCGGGGAATTGAGCGATGTGTCAAAAGGGGAGTGGTTGTACGAAGTTTCCCAAAATTGGGGCAAAGAGCCTACCTTGGTTCGCAAGGACATTCGTGGGTTTATTACCAATCGCTTGATGTATGCGCTTTACCGTGAAGCGTTTCATTTGGTGGAAAATGGCTACGCGACTGTAGAAGATGTGGACAGAGCTTGCCGAAATAATGCAGGTTATTGGATGACGCTGGTAGGGCCGTTTCGGTGGATGGATTTGACGGGTGTACCCGCGTACCATACCGTGATGAAAGATTTATTTCCAACCCTCAGCACGACCACCGAGGTGCCGAAATTGATTGATGATATTGTAAAGGAAGGCGGGAAAGGAGTGGCCAATGCACACGGTTTTTATCCCTATTCAGAAGAGGAGGCGCTTTTGTGGAAGAAAACCTTTGAGGAGTTTAGCTACGAAATTCGAGCGTTAGCTTTGCGTTATCCAGCCGACGTTGTCAAAAAGAAAATGGATCAAAATGGATAA
- a CDS encoding GMC oxidoreductase, whose product MYLNIDAQKEMTYDAIVVGSGVSGGWAAKELTEKGLRVLMLEKGHKLDHVTGYENAMKDPWQTKYNGRLTVEQKETHPKLSRDYPYNEMSEKYWMNDSDSLYKEVKRFDWYRPNIVGGKSIMWGRQSYRLSDIDFEANLKDGIAVDWPIRYKDIAPWYSYVEKIAGISGEKLGLPQLPDSEFLPPMEMYCVEKEVRKRIEKEFPGRTMTIGRVANLTKPSQFMVDNGRAACQYRNKCALGCPFGAYFSTQSCTLPLAAKTGKLTLRPDSVVTNLIYDENKKKATGVRVVDAVTLEERIFNANLIFVCGSALGTTAVLLNSTSNRFPTGFGNDSGELGHNLMDHHFRTGASGTWEGDADKYYFGRRANGIYVPRYRNIGNDKRDYLRGFGYQGGGSRASWQRNVAELSFGADFKEELTKPGPWSMGLGGFGETLPYHENRMYLDPKEKDKWGMPLVVFDAELKENEKKMRVDMANDAAEMLEKAGVKNVKSYDRGSWLGMAIHEMGTARMGRDPKTSVLNGNNQVHACKNVFVTDGACMVSASCVNPSLTYMALTARAVDFAVKERKKGNI is encoded by the coding sequence ATGTACTTAAACATAGATGCACAAAAAGAAATGACCTACGACGCAATCGTTGTGGGCTCAGGAGTGAGCGGTGGCTGGGCGGCCAAAGAACTCACCGAGAAAGGATTACGCGTTTTGATGCTTGAAAAAGGGCACAAATTAGACCACGTAACGGGCTACGAAAATGCCATGAAAGACCCTTGGCAAACCAAATACAACGGGCGCCTTACGGTAGAGCAAAAAGAAACACACCCAAAATTGAGCCGCGATTATCCGTACAACGAGATGTCGGAAAAGTATTGGATGAACGACTCTGATTCTTTATACAAAGAAGTGAAGCGCTTTGACTGGTATCGTCCCAATATCGTCGGTGGAAAATCCATCATGTGGGGGCGTCAATCGTACCGTTTGAGTGATATTGATTTTGAGGCCAACCTCAAAGACGGTATTGCCGTTGACTGGCCCATTCGCTACAAAGATATTGCTCCTTGGTATAGTTACGTAGAAAAAATCGCGGGTATTTCGGGAGAAAAATTAGGGCTTCCTCAGCTTCCTGACAGCGAGTTTTTACCCCCAATGGAAATGTACTGCGTTGAAAAAGAGGTACGTAAACGCATCGAAAAAGAATTCCCAGGCCGCACAATGACCATCGGGCGCGTAGCCAACTTAACCAAGCCTTCGCAGTTTATGGTTGACAACGGACGTGCTGCTTGTCAATACCGTAACAAATGCGCTTTGGGTTGTCCGTTTGGCGCTTATTTCAGTACCCAATCGTGTACGTTGCCTTTGGCCGCAAAAACGGGTAAGTTGACCCTTCGTCCCGACTCCGTGGTGACCAACTTGATTTACGACGAAAACAAGAAAAAAGCAACAGGCGTACGCGTGGTTGACGCCGTAACACTTGAAGAACGTATCTTCAACGCCAACTTGATTTTTGTTTGCGGTTCGGCACTTGGCACAACGGCCGTATTGTTAAACTCAACTTCAAATCGTTTCCCTACAGGTTTTGGAAACGACAGCGGTGAACTAGGACACAACTTGATGGATCACCACTTCCGCACGGGAGCGAGTGGAACGTGGGAGGGTGATGCCGATAAATATTATTTCGGTCGCCGCGCCAACGGTATCTACGTGCCACGTTACCGCAACATCGGCAACGACAAACGCGATTACTTACGCGGATTTGGCTACCAAGGTGGCGGAAGCCGTGCAAGTTGGCAACGCAACGTCGCCGAATTGAGCTTTGGCGCTGACTTCAAAGAGGAATTGACCAAACCAGGGCCTTGGAGCATGGGATTGGGTGGTTTCGGAGAAACCTTGCCTTACCACGAAAACCGCATGTACCTCGACCCCAAAGAAAAAGACAAGTGGGGAATGCCATTGGTGGTATTTGACGCTGAACTCAAAGAAAACGAGAAGAAAATGCGCGTCGATATGGCCAATGACGCCGCCGAAATGCTTGAAAAAGCGGGTGTGAAAAACGTGAAGTCGTACGACCGTGGTTCTTGGTTAGGAATGGCGATTCACGAAATGGGTACTGCTCGTATGGGTCGCGACCCTAAAACATCGGTATTGAATGGCAACAACCAAGTACACGCTTGCAAAAACGTATTTGTAACCGACGGTGCCTGTATGGTGTCTGCTTCGTGCGTCAACCCATCGCTTACTTATATGGCACTGACGGCCCGCGCCGTTGACTTCGCCGTGAAGGAACGCAAAAAAGGAAATATCTAA